The proteins below are encoded in one region of Neodiprion virginianus isolate iyNeoVirg1 chromosome 7, iyNeoVirg1.1, whole genome shotgun sequence:
- the LOC124308821 gene encoding cyclin-dependent kinase-like 4 isoform X3, which yields MNAILGFLSRAPSKTMERYERLARLGEGSYGVVFQCRDRQTGRLVAVKKFQQTEDDPLIRKIALREIRLLKNLKHPNLVNLLEVFRRKRKLHLVFEYCEHTLLNEMEKFPKGCPDSTTRQLTWQILQGIAYCHRLGCVHRDVKPENILLTSDGVVKLCDFGFARMLSPGENYTEYVATRWYRAPELLVGDTQYGTPVDVWAIGCVFAELVRGQALWPGKSDVDQLYLIRKTLGDLLPRHIAIFQQNEFFAGVTLPAPQTITPLEDSLPNRPSAPLQIDFLTKCLDKDPEKRWTCDQLLEHLYFENFHFKMPDVEMEEFEKLRKYRDRSRNANYSQMVLPQLPKVGMSHNVHHNQNENHRPKSSSRQQQPNFDHLPTI from the exons ATGAACGCTATACTAGGATTTTT GTCCCGGGCGCCAAGCAAGACCATGGAACGTTACGAGCGTCTTGCCAGGCTCGGTGAGGGAAGCTACGGTGTTGTTTTTCAATGCCGAGATCGTCAGACCGGGCGACTTGTCGctgtgaaaaagtttcaacagACGGAGGACGATCCTCTGATCCGTAAAATCGCCCTCAGAGAAATACGCTTGCTAAAG AACCTGAAGCATCCAAACCTTGTGAACCTGCTGGAGGTGTTCAGGCGGAAGCGCAAGCTGCACTTGGTCTTCGAATACTGCGAGCACACGCTGCTGAACGAGATGGAAAAATTCCCCAAGGGTTGCCCGGACTCGACGACCCGTCAGCTGACCTGGCAGATACTTCAGGGTATCGCCTACTGCCACAGGCTCGGTTGCGTCCACAGGGACGTTAAGCCGGAAAACATCCTTTTAACCAGCGACGGTGTCGTCAAACTGTGCGATTTCGGTTTCGCGAGGATGCTAAGCCCTGGCGAAAACTACACCGAATACGTCGCGACACGGTGGTACAGGGCACCCGAATTATTG GTAGGTGACACGCAGTACGGGACGCCGGTCGACGTCTGGGCGATAGGATGCGTGTTCGCGGAATTGGTGAGGGGCCAGGCGTTGTGGCCGGGGAAATCGGACGTCGATCAGCTCTACCTGATACGAAAAACTCTGGGCGATTTGCTGCCGAGGCACATAGCGATATTTCAGCAGAACGAATTTTTCGCCGGTGTTACGCTGCCAGCGCCTCAGACGATCACTCCCCTCGAAGATTCTCTGCCCAACAGACCGAGTGCTCCGTTACAG ATCGACTTCCTTACGAAATGCTTGGATAAAGATCCCGAGAAGAGATGGACCTGCGATCAGCTGTTGGAGCACCtatactttgaaaattttcacttcaaaatGCCGGACGTTGAGATggaagagtttgaaaaattgcgaaaGTATCGGGACAGAAGCAGA AATGCGAACTACAGTCAAATGGTATTACCCCAGTTGCCCAAAGTTGGTATGTCGCATAACGTTCATCACAATCAGAATGAAAATCACCGGCCGAAAAGCTCGTCGAGACAGCAACAACCGAACTTCGATCATTTACCGACCATATGA
- the LOC124308821 gene encoding cyclin-dependent kinase-like 4 isoform X2, which yields MLFAQQFSLPCLSKYKKSRAPSKTMERYERLARLGEGSYGVVFQCRDRQTGRLVAVKKFQQTEDDPLIRKIALREIRLLKNLKHPNLVNLLEVFRRKRKLHLVFEYCEHTLLNEMEKFPKGCPDSTTRQLTWQILQGIAYCHRLGCVHRDVKPENILLTSDGVVKLCDFGFARMLSPGENYTEYVATRWYRAPELLVGDTQYGTPVDVWAIGCVFAELVRGQALWPGKSDVDQLYLIRKTLGDLLPRHIAIFQQNEFFAGVTLPAPQTITPLEDSLPNRPSAPLQIDFLTKCLDKDPEKRWTCDQLLEHLYFENFHFKMPDVEMEEFEKLRKYRDRSRNANYSQMVLPQLPKVGMSHNVHHNQNENHRPKSSSRQQQPNFDHLPTI from the exons ATGCTATTCGCCCAACAATTTTCCCTGCCCTGTCTCAGCAAGTACAAAAA GTCCCGGGCGCCAAGCAAGACCATGGAACGTTACGAGCGTCTTGCCAGGCTCGGTGAGGGAAGCTACGGTGTTGTTTTTCAATGCCGAGATCGTCAGACCGGGCGACTTGTCGctgtgaaaaagtttcaacagACGGAGGACGATCCTCTGATCCGTAAAATCGCCCTCAGAGAAATACGCTTGCTAAAG AACCTGAAGCATCCAAACCTTGTGAACCTGCTGGAGGTGTTCAGGCGGAAGCGCAAGCTGCACTTGGTCTTCGAATACTGCGAGCACACGCTGCTGAACGAGATGGAAAAATTCCCCAAGGGTTGCCCGGACTCGACGACCCGTCAGCTGACCTGGCAGATACTTCAGGGTATCGCCTACTGCCACAGGCTCGGTTGCGTCCACAGGGACGTTAAGCCGGAAAACATCCTTTTAACCAGCGACGGTGTCGTCAAACTGTGCGATTTCGGTTTCGCGAGGATGCTAAGCCCTGGCGAAAACTACACCGAATACGTCGCGACACGGTGGTACAGGGCACCCGAATTATTG GTAGGTGACACGCAGTACGGGACGCCGGTCGACGTCTGGGCGATAGGATGCGTGTTCGCGGAATTGGTGAGGGGCCAGGCGTTGTGGCCGGGGAAATCGGACGTCGATCAGCTCTACCTGATACGAAAAACTCTGGGCGATTTGCTGCCGAGGCACATAGCGATATTTCAGCAGAACGAATTTTTCGCCGGTGTTACGCTGCCAGCGCCTCAGACGATCACTCCCCTCGAAGATTCTCTGCCCAACAGACCGAGTGCTCCGTTACAG ATCGACTTCCTTACGAAATGCTTGGATAAAGATCCCGAGAAGAGATGGACCTGCGATCAGCTGTTGGAGCACCtatactttgaaaattttcacttcaaaatGCCGGACGTTGAGATggaagagtttgaaaaattgcgaaaGTATCGGGACAGAAGCAGA AATGCGAACTACAGTCAAATGGTATTACCCCAGTTGCCCAAAGTTGGTATGTCGCATAACGTTCATCACAATCAGAATGAAAATCACCGGCCGAAAAGCTCGTCGAGACAGCAACAACCGAACTTCGATCATTTACCGACCATATGA
- the LOC124308821 gene encoding cyclin-dependent kinase-like 4 isoform X1, whose product MEKWLQDRKLWLFGSTLPLLPRRSRAPSKTMERYERLARLGEGSYGVVFQCRDRQTGRLVAVKKFQQTEDDPLIRKIALREIRLLKNLKHPNLVNLLEVFRRKRKLHLVFEYCEHTLLNEMEKFPKGCPDSTTRQLTWQILQGIAYCHRLGCVHRDVKPENILLTSDGVVKLCDFGFARMLSPGENYTEYVATRWYRAPELLVGDTQYGTPVDVWAIGCVFAELVRGQALWPGKSDVDQLYLIRKTLGDLLPRHIAIFQQNEFFAGVTLPAPQTITPLEDSLPNRPSAPLQIDFLTKCLDKDPEKRWTCDQLLEHLYFENFHFKMPDVEMEEFEKLRKYRDRSRNANYSQMVLPQLPKVGMSHNVHHNQNENHRPKSSSRQQQPNFDHLPTI is encoded by the exons ATGGAGAAATGGCTTCAAGACAGAAAGCTTTGGTTATTTGGTAGCACGTTACCTCTGCTGCCGAGAAG GTCCCGGGCGCCAAGCAAGACCATGGAACGTTACGAGCGTCTTGCCAGGCTCGGTGAGGGAAGCTACGGTGTTGTTTTTCAATGCCGAGATCGTCAGACCGGGCGACTTGTCGctgtgaaaaagtttcaacagACGGAGGACGATCCTCTGATCCGTAAAATCGCCCTCAGAGAAATACGCTTGCTAAAG AACCTGAAGCATCCAAACCTTGTGAACCTGCTGGAGGTGTTCAGGCGGAAGCGCAAGCTGCACTTGGTCTTCGAATACTGCGAGCACACGCTGCTGAACGAGATGGAAAAATTCCCCAAGGGTTGCCCGGACTCGACGACCCGTCAGCTGACCTGGCAGATACTTCAGGGTATCGCCTACTGCCACAGGCTCGGTTGCGTCCACAGGGACGTTAAGCCGGAAAACATCCTTTTAACCAGCGACGGTGTCGTCAAACTGTGCGATTTCGGTTTCGCGAGGATGCTAAGCCCTGGCGAAAACTACACCGAATACGTCGCGACACGGTGGTACAGGGCACCCGAATTATTG GTAGGTGACACGCAGTACGGGACGCCGGTCGACGTCTGGGCGATAGGATGCGTGTTCGCGGAATTGGTGAGGGGCCAGGCGTTGTGGCCGGGGAAATCGGACGTCGATCAGCTCTACCTGATACGAAAAACTCTGGGCGATTTGCTGCCGAGGCACATAGCGATATTTCAGCAGAACGAATTTTTCGCCGGTGTTACGCTGCCAGCGCCTCAGACGATCACTCCCCTCGAAGATTCTCTGCCCAACAGACCGAGTGCTCCGTTACAG ATCGACTTCCTTACGAAATGCTTGGATAAAGATCCCGAGAAGAGATGGACCTGCGATCAGCTGTTGGAGCACCtatactttgaaaattttcacttcaaaatGCCGGACGTTGAGATggaagagtttgaaaaattgcgaaaGTATCGGGACAGAAGCAGA AATGCGAACTACAGTCAAATGGTATTACCCCAGTTGCCCAAAGTTGGTATGTCGCATAACGTTCATCACAATCAGAATGAAAATCACCGGCCGAAAAGCTCGTCGAGACAGCAACAACCGAACTTCGATCATTTACCGACCATATGA
- the LOC124308821 gene encoding cyclin-dependent kinase-like 4 isoform X4 has protein sequence MERYERLARLGEGSYGVVFQCRDRQTGRLVAVKKFQQTEDDPLIRKIALREIRLLKNLKHPNLVNLLEVFRRKRKLHLVFEYCEHTLLNEMEKFPKGCPDSTTRQLTWQILQGIAYCHRLGCVHRDVKPENILLTSDGVVKLCDFGFARMLSPGENYTEYVATRWYRAPELLVGDTQYGTPVDVWAIGCVFAELVRGQALWPGKSDVDQLYLIRKTLGDLLPRHIAIFQQNEFFAGVTLPAPQTITPLEDSLPNRPSAPLQIDFLTKCLDKDPEKRWTCDQLLEHLYFENFHFKMPDVEMEEFEKLRKYRDRSRNANYSQMVLPQLPKVGMSHNVHHNQNENHRPKSSSRQQQPNFDHLPTI, from the exons ATGGAACGTTACGAGCGTCTTGCCAGGCTCGGTGAGGGAAGCTACGGTGTTGTTTTTCAATGCCGAGATCGTCAGACCGGGCGACTTGTCGctgtgaaaaagtttcaacagACGGAGGACGATCCTCTGATCCGTAAAATCGCCCTCAGAGAAATACGCTTGCTAAAG AACCTGAAGCATCCAAACCTTGTGAACCTGCTGGAGGTGTTCAGGCGGAAGCGCAAGCTGCACTTGGTCTTCGAATACTGCGAGCACACGCTGCTGAACGAGATGGAAAAATTCCCCAAGGGTTGCCCGGACTCGACGACCCGTCAGCTGACCTGGCAGATACTTCAGGGTATCGCCTACTGCCACAGGCTCGGTTGCGTCCACAGGGACGTTAAGCCGGAAAACATCCTTTTAACCAGCGACGGTGTCGTCAAACTGTGCGATTTCGGTTTCGCGAGGATGCTAAGCCCTGGCGAAAACTACACCGAATACGTCGCGACACGGTGGTACAGGGCACCCGAATTATTG GTAGGTGACACGCAGTACGGGACGCCGGTCGACGTCTGGGCGATAGGATGCGTGTTCGCGGAATTGGTGAGGGGCCAGGCGTTGTGGCCGGGGAAATCGGACGTCGATCAGCTCTACCTGATACGAAAAACTCTGGGCGATTTGCTGCCGAGGCACATAGCGATATTTCAGCAGAACGAATTTTTCGCCGGTGTTACGCTGCCAGCGCCTCAGACGATCACTCCCCTCGAAGATTCTCTGCCCAACAGACCGAGTGCTCCGTTACAG ATCGACTTCCTTACGAAATGCTTGGATAAAGATCCCGAGAAGAGATGGACCTGCGATCAGCTGTTGGAGCACCtatactttgaaaattttcacttcaaaatGCCGGACGTTGAGATggaagagtttgaaaaattgcgaaaGTATCGGGACAGAAGCAGA AATGCGAACTACAGTCAAATGGTATTACCCCAGTTGCCCAAAGTTGGTATGTCGCATAACGTTCATCACAATCAGAATGAAAATCACCGGCCGAAAAGCTCGTCGAGACAGCAACAACCGAACTTCGATCATTTACCGACCATATGA